In Meriones unguiculatus strain TT.TT164.6M chromosome 17, Bangor_MerUng_6.1, whole genome shotgun sequence, a single window of DNA contains:
- the Vav1 gene encoding proto-oncogene vav isoform X2, with amino-acid sequence MELWRQCTHWLIQCRVLPPSHRVTWEGAQVCELAQALRDGVLLCQLLNNLLPHAINLREVNLRPQMSQFLCLKNIRTFLSTCCEKFGLKRSELFEAFDLFDVQDFGKVIYTLSALSWTPIAQNKGIMPFPTEDSTVGEEDIYSGLSDQIDDTAEEDEDLYDCVENEEAEGDEIYEDLMRSEAVPTPPRMTEFDKRCCCLREIQQTEEKYTDTLGSILQHFMKPLQRFLKPQDMETIFVNIEELLSVHTNFLKELKDALASPGATTLHQVFIKYKERFLVYGRYCSQVESASKHLDQVATAREDVQMKLEECSQRANNGRFTLRDLLMVPMQRVLKYHLLLQELVKHTQDATEKENLRLALDAMRDLAQCVNEVKRDNETLRQITNFQLSIENLDQSLANYGRPKIDGELKIASVERRSKTDRYAFLLDKALLICKRRGDSYDLKASVNLYNFQVRDDSSGERDSKKWSHMFLLIEDQGAQGYELFFKTRELKKKWMEQFEMAISNIYPENATANGHDFQMFSFEETTSCKACQMLLRGTFYQGYRCHRCRAPAHKECLGRVPPCGRHGQDFSGTMKKDKPHRRAQDKKRNELGLPKMEVFQEYYGIPPPPGAFGPFLRLNPGDIVELTKAEAEHNWWEGRNTATNEVGWFPCNRVHPYVHV; translated from the exons ATGGAGCTCTGGCGACAGTGCACCCACTGGCTGATCCAGTGCCGGGTGCTGCCTCCCAGCCACCGTGTGACCTGGGAGGGGGCCCAGGTGTGTGAGCTGGCTCAAGCACTGCGGGATGGTGTCCTCTTGTGTCAACTGCTTAACAACCTGCTTCCCCACGCCATCAACCTGCGGGAGGTTAACCTGCGGCCCCAGATGTCCCAG TTCCTCTGCCTTAAGAACATCCGCACCTTCCTGTCCACCTGCTGTGAGAAGTTTGGCCTCAAGCGCAGCGAACTCTTCGAGGCCTTCGACCTCTTTGATGTACAGGACTTTGGGAAG GTCATCTACACCCTGTCTGCTCTGTCATGGACACCCATTGCCCAGAACAAAGGGATCAT GCCCTTCCCAACGGAGGACAGCACCGTGGGCGAGGAGGATATTTACAGTGGCCTTTCCGACCAGATTGA TGACACCgcggaggaggatgaggaccttTACGACTGCGTGGAGAATGAGGAGGCAGAGGGGGACGAGATCTATGAGGACCTCATGCGCTCGGAGGCGGTGCCCACGCCG CCCAGGATGACAGAGTTTGACAAGCGCTGCTGCTGCCTGCGGGAGATCCAGCAGACCGAGGAGAAGTACACGGACACGCTGGGCTCCATCCTGCAG CACTTCATGAAGCCCCTACAGCGATTCCTCAAGCCTCAAGACATGGAAACCATCTTTGTCAACATTGAG GAGCTGCTCTCCGTGCACACCAACTTCCTGAAGGAGCTGAAGGATGCCCTGGCTAGTCCGGGAGCTACGACTCTGCATCAGGTCTTCATCAAGTATAAGGAGAG GTTCCTTGTTTACGGCCGGTACTGCAGTCAGGTGGAGTCGGCCAGCAAGCACTTGGATCAAGTGGCCACAGCACGAGAGGATGTGCAGATGAAGCTGGAG GAATGTTCTCAGAGAGCCAACAATGGCCGATTCACCCTTCGGGACCTGCTGATGGTGCCCATGCAGCGGGTGCTGAAATACCACCTCCTCCTCCAG GAGCTCGTGAAACACACGCAGGATGCGACGGAAAAGGAGAACCTGCGGTTGGCCCTGGACGCCATGAGG GACCTGGCACAGTGTGTGAACGAGGTCAAGAGAGACAATGAGACCCTGCGGCAGATCACGAACTTCCAGCTGTCCATTGAGAACCTG GACCAGTCCCTGGCTAACTATGGGCGGCCTAAGATCGACGGGGAGCTCAAGATTGCCTCGGTGGAGCGTCGCTCCAAGACGGACAG GTATGCCTTCCTGCTGGACAAAGCGCTCCTCATCTGTAAGCGCCGGGGGGACTCCTACGACCTCAAGGCCTCCGTGAACCTGTACAACTTCCAAGTCCGAGATGACTCCTCCGGGGAGCGGGACAGCAAGAAG TGGAGTCATATGTTCCTTCTGATTGAGGATCAAGGCGCCCAGGGCTATGAGCTGTTCTTCAAGACTCGGGAGCTGAAGAAAAAGTGGATGGAGCAGTTTGAAATGGCCAT ctccaacatCTACCCGGAGAACGCCACGGCCAATGGACATGACTTCCAGATGTTCTCCTTTGAGGAGACCACTTCCTGCAAGGCCTGCCAGATGTTACTCAG GGGCACATTCTACCAGGGGTATCGCTGTCACAGGTGCCGGGCACCCGCACACAAGGAGTGTCTGGGGCGGGTGCCCCCGTGTGGTCGCCATGGGCAAG ATTTCTCAGGGACTATGAAGAAG GACAAGCCACATCGAAGGGCCCAGGACAAGAAAAGGAATGAACTGG gtctGCCTAAGATGGAAGTGTTTCAGGAATACTATGGGATCCCTCCCCCACCTGGAGCCTTTGGACCTTTTTTGCGGCTCAACCCTGGGGATATTGTGGAGCTCACTAAGGCGGAGGCTGAACACAACTGGTGGGAG GGAAGAAACACAGCTACCAACGAAGTTGGCTGGTTCCCCTGTAACAGAGTGCATCCCTATGTCCAC